In Halanaerobium praevalens DSM 2228, the DNA window ATGCAAAAAAGAATTTTAGCCAGTACAAAAAAAGTAACTTTAGTTACCATTGGACCCTTAACGAATATAGCCTTACTTTTAAATATGTATCCTGAAGTTAAAAGCCAGATAGCAGAAATTGTAATGATGGGGGGCTCGACAATTGGTGGAAATACTAATTCTAGTGCAGAATTTAATTTTAAAGTAGATCCGCATGCTGTTCAGATAGTTTTAAATTCTGGCTTAGATCTTACAGTATTTGGTTTAAGAGTAACTACTAAAGCTTTACTGACTAAAAAAGATATAGCTGAGCTCAAAACTTTAGGAGAAACTGGTAAGATGTTGTATTCTATTTTTAGTCATTATCGTGGTGGTGATATAGATCAAGCTGGTTTAATGATGCATGATATTTGTACTATTTGCTATTTACTTAAACCTGAAATTTTTGATTTTCAAGAAACTAATTTTGAAATAGCTGTTTCTGGCCCTGCAGCTGGAACTAC includes these proteins:
- the rihC gene encoding ribonucleoside hydrolase RihC, giving the protein MKKKIIIDTDPGIDDAAALAIALTNPKLEVAMISTVAGNVNVNYTTENAKKILDFFEKQTPLAKGNSIPLLKEYEDASLIHGETGMGGYDFPKSERSLLAEHAVYEMQKRILASTKKVTLVTIGPLTNIALLLNMYPEVKSQIAEIVMMGGSTIGGNTNSSAEFNFKVDPHAVQIVLNSGLDLTVFGLRVTTKALLTKKDIAELKTLGETGKMLYSIFSHYRGGDIDQAGLMMHDICTICYLLKPEIFDFQETNFEIAVSGPAAGTTVADLDNRYSIEKNVKLAVKIKEKQFRDWMLAEIAKLK